aatgtgCATGTCTGTTTCCTCAGGCACAATGACCGTACCTCCTGCATACTCAGACTTGGGGAAATCTGCCAAAGACATCTTCAACAAGGGCTATGGTAATTCAACAAATTCTCttaacatatacatatatgattGCTATGATGTTGCTATTTTGTTTAAACAGTTTTGGGTGAAGCTGTGCTGAAGCAGGACTGATATTAGAGAACATTTTGCTTGCTCTGTCACTTTAAATGTAGGCTGTTTATTTTTGCTGCAGCTGTTTTAGAGCCATGCTGTGCAGTACAAGGATGTAAGTTGTTTTCCCACCCTTTCTGTTCTTTTGAATTTCCCTAATTGAATTTCTTCACAGGCTATGGTGTTCTCAAGCTGGACGTTAAGACCAAGTCCAGGAGTGGTGTTGTAAGTGCTActgttgtctctgtctctgttatCTCTCAGTGCTCTGTGATGTAGATCAAATGGCTGACTAATGGCCTTGTGTTTGCTGCCTGACATGTACTCTGTCTAACCTAGCAGTaacactgtctgtctgacaaGTTTACACCTTACTCTTCTCCCTCAAGCAACATGCCCTATCATGATGGggaaaaatgtgtttagtttGCCCCAGACATGCTGAGTGTCAGTGTCACAATAAACCTGTTGCTATGGTAAAACCATAATGAGCACTTGCATACAGAGTTTCCCACATGCCACAAAACTCAAACctcattgaaaaaaaatctattccCTCTGCGTCTAAACTCACAAGTTTCCGCTTTCTGTTGCGCTGCTTTTTATTTTCGCAGTGAGCGGATAAATTGCTGCATGTAAACTCTGAGTGGTTCTCCctaactttctctcttttctcttttttctgctttcttctTTGGATGTTCCTGTCAGATGGTAAGAGTGAGTGCGTGTGCATATGTAATGATTAAACACAGGTGCACCGCAGGGTAAGCCAGTGATACcagttatgtgtttgtgtgcagacgATGTATCCAGGCTTTCTACCAAGTGTTTCTTCATTATCCCAGCTGCTGCGGCCGCAACCACTGATCCTCAAATACACTCACAACCTACCTCTCCCTCACAGTCCTGCCTAAATTTTCCTTTCCAACTCATTTCTCCATCTTAAAAGGTGTAGTTCTTCCTTTAAATAACCAGCCATACAAACCTGAGAGGGATTGTGtggcagaggaaaaagcagagaaGCTATGCTTATTTCCCTcgtctttgttttttcttattttttctcccTGTATGCTTTCTCCTTCTAGTTTCTGTGGTTGTGCtctaatgtaaaaatgtgccTTCCCACCTCAttttccatctccatctcccCCCTCATCACTCCATCCCTCTTTGTCCTGCAGGAGTTTGCCACCTCTGGCTCCAACAACACCGACACAGGGAAGTCAGGAGGCCACCTGGAGACCAAGTACAAACTGAATGAACTGGGCCTCAACTTCAACCAGAAATGGAACACAGACAATACTCTCACCACAGAAATCACCATGGAGGACCAGGTGgagtcaaacaaacaagatattagTCATTTTAAGTACTTAAAGAATATATGACAGGATTTTACTTTACTAGcctatttaaaatgttcaaaacatCAATATATTTACTTTCAGATAGAATTTTAGCTCATGGTCTGTGTCTCTTGTCTGGTTGTCTGTCCATAGCTGGCTAAGGGCCTGAAGCTCAGTTTGGACACGTCGTTTGTGCCCAACACCGGGTAAGAGCAATCCTGTTCATGTTAAGTAGTTTTCAATGTCTTCAATAAATTGACCACAAAGTGAAtaaattagtcaatcaacacaGAAGTATATTATAAACATATTAATAATGCAGTACTGCTAATTACTGAATTGTTATTCCTTCTGTAGCAAGAAGAGTGCCAAACTGAAGACTGGCTACAAGCGTGATTTTGTCAATGTGGGCTGCGACCTGGACTTCGACATGGCAGGTCCCACCGTCCACGCAGCTGCTGTACTGG
This sequence is a window from Siniperca chuatsi isolate FFG_IHB_CAS linkage group LG5, ASM2008510v1, whole genome shotgun sequence. Protein-coding genes within it:
- the vdac3 gene encoding voltage-dependent anion-selective channel protein 3 isoform X4, producing MTVPPAYSDLGKSAKDIFNKGYGYGVLKLDVKTKSRSGVEFATSGSNNTDTGKSGGHLETKYKLNELGLNFNQKWNTDNTLTTEITMEDQLAKGLKLSLDTSFVPNTGKKSAKLKTGYKRDFVNVGCDLDFDMAGPTVHAAAVLGFEGWLAGYQLAFDTAKSKLTQNNFALGYKAGDFQLHTNVNDGTEFGGSIYQKVNSNLETAIHLAWTAGSNNTRFGIGAKYQLDKDASLSTKVDNACLVGVGYTQTLRPGVKLTLSGLIDGKNVNSGGHKVGMGFELEA
- the vdac3 gene encoding voltage-dependent anion-selective channel protein 3 isoform X3; translated protein: MTVPPAYSDLGKSAKDIFNKGYGYGVLKLDVKTKSRSGVMEFATSGSNNTDTGKSGGHLETKYKLNELGLNFNQKWNTDNTLTTEITMEDQLAKGLKLSLDTSFVPNTGKKSAKLKTGYKRDFVNVGCDLDFDMAGPTVHAAAVLGFEGWLAGYQLAFDTAKSKLTQNNFALGYKAGDFQLHTNVNDGTEFGGSIYQKVNSNLETAIHLAWTAGSNNTRFGIGAKYQLDKDASLSTKVDNACLVGVGYTQTLRPGVKLTLSGLIDGKNVNSGGHKVGMGFELEA